A genome region from Tolypothrix sp. PCC 7712 includes the following:
- a CDS encoding ABA4-like family protein, producing MNITQLFNVANLFVLPFWALMIMLPNWKVTRRIMESYLPFVLLAGAYLYLFITSITPENAQALANPQLADIAKFFADEKAAATGWIHFLVMDLFVGRWIYWEGQKTGIWTIHSLALCLFAGPLGVLSHIFTAWITKAFSPNSATETATSSSST from the coding sequence ATGAATATCACGCAATTATTTAACGTTGCCAATCTTTTCGTTTTACCTTTTTGGGCGTTGATGATTATGTTGCCTAATTGGAAAGTTACAAGGCGAATTATGGAATCATATTTACCCTTTGTACTTTTAGCAGGAGCATATTTATATTTATTTATCACTAGCATTACGCCAGAAAATGCTCAAGCTTTAGCCAATCCGCAATTAGCTGATATTGCTAAATTTTTTGCTGATGAAAAAGCTGCTGCTACAGGTTGGATTCACTTTTTGGTAATGGATTTATTTGTGGGACGCTGGATATATTGGGAAGGGCAAAAAACCGGAATTTGGACAATTCATTCTCTAGCACTTTGTTTATTTGCTGGCCCTTTAGGTGTGCTTTCTCATATTTTCACTGCTTGGATAACAAAAGCATTTTCGCCTAATTCCGCTACCGAAACAGCCACATCTTCTAGTAGTACATAA
- a CDS encoding peptidoglycan-binding domain-containing protein yields the protein MAFNVNVLKLPVIKVGSNSAVVTAWQSFLKDAEFPIGVVDGDFGKQTDQATRSYQQRNGLTADGVVGNMTYAKALNQGLIFKLNLPANTLLSYLNFGEAEVKDLQASLNKTGQLNPLLKADGDFGITSNKGLAEAYKKRDVRWRSELEAALSDATKQKLGQDLTPALDILNGYAKIQRFCLSGAHWIDSFPTSRLIADLASPFRQRVEAFQKALIDAGCQVIVTATHRPKERAYLMHYAARINRQEIAAKFVPQMAGVNIEWEHYTNAGSVQAAKEMVEAYGVGGNPVSLNSRHIQRLAIDWNVTWNGKINIKDANGKTVTISDPANAALNRNLWTVGSSYGVYKLSNDPPHWSVDGY from the coding sequence ATGGCTTTTAATGTCAATGTTCTGAAATTACCCGTGATCAAAGTTGGCTCAAACAGTGCTGTTGTGACTGCTTGGCAAAGCTTTCTCAAAGATGCTGAATTTCCTATTGGTGTTGTGGATGGTGACTTTGGCAAACAAACTGACCAAGCAACTCGTAGCTATCAACAGCGCAATGGTTTAACTGCTGATGGTGTTGTCGGGAATATGACCTATGCTAAAGCACTAAATCAAGGTTTAATTTTCAAACTTAACTTACCAGCTAATACATTACTCAGTTACCTAAATTTTGGTGAAGCCGAAGTTAAAGATTTACAAGCATCTTTAAATAAAACTGGGCAATTAAATCCACTGTTAAAAGCAGATGGAGACTTTGGTATTACTAGTAATAAAGGATTAGCTGAAGCATATAAAAAAAGAGACGTGCGCTGGCGTAGCGAATTAGAAGCAGCCTTAAGTGATGCAACTAAGCAAAAATTAGGACAAGATTTAACACCAGCTTTAGACATTTTGAATGGCTATGCCAAAATTCAGAGATTTTGCTTGAGTGGCGCGCATTGGATTGATAGTTTCCCTACTAGCAGATTGATTGCTGATTTAGCTTCCCCATTTCGCCAACGAGTAGAAGCGTTTCAAAAAGCGCTGATTGATGCGGGATGTCAAGTAATTGTTACCGCTACCCATCGTCCGAAAGAACGTGCTTACTTGATGCATTATGCAGCCAGAATTAACAGACAAGAGATAGCAGCTAAATTTGTTCCTCAAATGGCTGGAGTAAACATTGAATGGGAACATTACACCAATGCTGGTTCGGTACAAGCAGCAAAAGAGATGGTAGAAGCTTATGGAGTAGGCGGTAATCCTGTTTCTTTAAATTCTCGCCATATTCAAAGATTGGCCATTGATTGGAATGTTACCTGGAATGGCAAGATTAATATTAAAGATGCTAATGGAAAAACTGTCACTATCAGCGACCCAGCAAATGCTGCCCTCAACAGAAATTTATGGACAGTAGGGAGTAGCTACGGGGTGTATAAATTGAGTAATGACCCTCCGCATTGGTCAGTGGATGGGTATTAA
- a CDS encoding N-acetylmuramoyl-L-alanine amidase, with the protein MKFGIDSGHNCPPDTGARGIKVEDNLTLDVGNRVINKLKALGHEVVVCRPDRASSVTDSLSRRCATANSSRVDIYVSIHFNSFNGQANGTEVFAGSDTSRKIAKPVLDEIVKLGFFNRGVKSGSHLYVLRNTNMPAILVEGCFIDSQKDMNLFEPEAMANAIVKGLTGKLPTTPVNPVPDEEMNVDTTVLRLQKTLNQLKITDTNGKPLKEDGISGNSTRSAVAKFQRVAGVPETGTADKATWDAINLILAKRIIRPNHAGGPVIRYLQYRLGVDVDGVYGPQTESIVKNFQKQNSLVADGIIGPASWQKLIG; encoded by the coding sequence ATGAAATTTGGTATTGATAGCGGACATAATTGCCCTCCAGATACCGGAGCTAGAGGTATAAAGGTTGAAGATAATTTAACATTAGATGTCGGCAATAGAGTTATCAACAAGCTAAAAGCTTTAGGGCATGAAGTTGTGGTTTGTAGACCAGATAGAGCCAGTTCAGTAACTGATTCACTGTCAAGAAGATGTGCTACAGCAAATTCTTCAAGAGTAGATATATATGTCTCTATTCACTTTAATTCCTTTAACGGACAAGCGAATGGGACAGAAGTATTTGCTGGTAGCGATACAAGCAGAAAAATCGCCAAACCAGTATTAGACGAAATTGTCAAATTAGGATTTTTTAATCGAGGGGTTAAAAGTGGTTCCCACTTATATGTCCTCAGAAATACAAATATGCCTGCAATTCTAGTTGAAGGTTGTTTTATTGATTCCCAAAAAGATATGAATCTTTTTGAACCAGAAGCGATGGCTAATGCCATTGTTAAAGGGTTAACAGGTAAATTACCAACTACTCCTGTAAATCCAGTACCAGATGAGGAAATGAATGTAGATACCACAGTTTTAAGGCTGCAAAAAACTTTAAATCAGCTAAAAATAACTGATACAAATGGTAAGCCTTTAAAAGAAGATGGTATATCAGGTAATTCTACAAGGTCTGCAGTCGCTAAATTTCAAAGAGTTGCAGGAGTTCCAGAAACAGGAACAGCTGATAAAGCTACATGGGATGCCATAAACCTCATATTAGCAAAACGGATCATTCGTCCAAATCATGCTGGTGGCCCAGTGATTAGGTATTTACAATACCGTTTGGGAGTAGATGTTGATGGTGTTTATGGGCCACAAACAGAGTCAATAGTTAAAAACTTCCAAAAGCAAAATAGTTTAGTTGCTGATGGAATTATTGGCCCTGCTAGCTGGCAAAAATTAATTGGTTAA